A segment of the Lathamus discolor isolate bLatDis1 chromosome 9, bLatDis1.hap1, whole genome shotgun sequence genome:
acacaaaaaacaaccagaagAATATCACAGAATCTTACGGTGCTTTCTAGATAGAAAAGATTGTTGCTATTCCATCCACCAAATGGGTAAGAacatcaccttttcttttttcccattgaaATGCCTGTGTTGAAACTTTCTAATCAGAAATGTTAATTCAAAACTTGAAAAAGGTGAATATGAAGACAGTGTAcatgtttatatataaataaaaatgaatgcaaatgGGTATAAAGTATAATGATTCAGAAATGTTATTCGCTGAGACCTAAGTAAACCTGTATACAACGGTCTGGCTCTTGATAAAGTATGTGAGCCTCAGGTACTAGAGATGACATTATTAAAATAGACAGTCACAATGCTTATTGCTGTAATTTCTAATAAAGGACACTAATATTTGTAATTCTTATTACAGTTTATAAACTTTCTGTAAAGGAACTAGCAGTCATTAAGATTTGAAAAGAGCATAGACTGAGAAAATGATTGCTGCTAAATACAGTTTGCAATTGCTCTGGAATGTATATCAAAATATCAGTAGGTCATGCTGTTTAACAGAGATTGTGACCAGACTCTCTGTggtcttctttttctgtcctgtgtatGTTTTCCTCATAAAAAACAGCGCAGATGGGTGTTGGAGAGGGGAAATCAATTGGAGAATGGTTTGGACCAAATACAGTTGCTCAAGTCCTGAAGTAAGTCAGCTTGTGCTAGCTCATTCAGAATGTATTCCCCCACTTAGGGTCAGCTCTGCTCAGAGACCAAGATGAGGCCCAAGATACAGTTTTAAAGGCTGATGCCCCTCTCGCAGAACAAGGACAGTGCAAGTACAGTGCAGACCATGGTGCTGTAGCCTGCTGGGCAGGTACTGAGTTGGGGTTGAGTGTGTTCTAAATTCTAATACACCAAAAGCCCAGGGAAGACCTGCAGAAAGGTCTCTGCTGCCATGCTGTTGACATGCCCTAGACAGGAAGCACCACAGACAGGTATTCCCTGCTGCCTAGTGGCACAGCTTTGACAAGGTCAAGAGTGCCACTATGCAGGTTATACAGTAGTGGTATGTGAAGCCATCATCAGTGAGCATCAGTGAAGCTGTCCAGGCCGAGAGGCAATGAAACTGCAATTCCCCACTGTCTGAGCTGCACTTCTGCCTGAAAGCTGCTGTATAAAGCATGGTCAGCTCCTCCTAGTTCAGAAACCACGCTTAAAAAGTTGACTCGCTGTGTTTCTGAGGGGTAGGTTGATGTGCCAAATCTGAAGTGGAGGCTAGACTGCAGGTCCCAAGTGCCCAGCAGCAATTCATTGCAGTCTTAGGACAGAAACGGtctgcagagagagaagagctaAAACATGCCATGGCCTTGAGCTCTTTTCACTTACAAATTCTTCATGTCTTAGTGCTAAAATGCAGGTTTCTCTAGATTTAGACAGCTGGCTTTGCCTGTGCAATGTAAGAGTGTAAGTTGCTTTGTCAAAATCTTGGATTTCACATAAATGGACAGAAACCCGTGTGCTGAAATGCCTTCCTCCTAACTTTTTGGTTCTGAAAACCCTTAGCTGGTCTAGCTTTTGACACCACAGTTCTGCTGTCTGCATGTGCACAGAAATAATTCTAGTGAATTTAGTGCAACTTCTTAAGCAAAAAGTAATATGCAGAATTTGCACAGGAATTGTTTCCTTTCTAAACAGTGCCAGGCACAATGGGCAAGATCCCACTGCTGGGGCtgttaaaaagtaataaacCTAATTATGTGGTTGAGCTATTACTATTGCTGCATTTGGCAAAAGGACAAAACAGTTTTCACGTGGTACAGTGTGAGCTTTTCCTTTTACCACTTAGTATTtacttttctaaatatattAAACATGCAAAGTTATCTTCTTATTACATGGAGTTTTCAAAAACAATCCAACAAATGTGTTCTTCcaaaaaaaacagtttaatgtTTTTACTCAAGAACTGTCTAATTGTTCTGAATCAAAAGTTACCCTCATGTTcctaatattttatattaattattaCTTCAATGTTTTCTAGGAAGCTTGCTTTATTTGATGAATGGAATTCATTAGCAGTTTATGTATCTATGGACAATACAGTGGTCATTGAAGACATCAGTAAGTGAAACAAAAGTCTTTCTAAGTCTGCTTTAGCATCTTAGCAAATACTAAGGAGAAGAATAGCTCAAACTGATTGCAAATTTAAGTGTTTTGAGAAACTTTGTTTTGGCACTGTAAGCAGTTGGACtctgatcttaaaggtcttttccaacctaaatgattctgtgattaaatttCTGGTTGCAGTTTTTGATTGAACTCCACTTTCTGTAATGTATCTAAATATGACCAAAATACTCTGGGGCCATCCCTACTTGTtcccaaggaaagaaaagaaatgaaagaaatacaaactcAGGTTTTGGGTGTCCAAAACTCGAGCTAGCACAGCATGATGCATGGTGGCCAACTTACAGACCATGCAGGTTGGAGGAAGATGGAGTTTGGTCTGTGCTATCTAAACTCCTGCCCCAGAAATGGAATGAAGTTGCAGTATGTAGAAATACAGACAATTGCTTTTAATACAGAATTTGCCAAAGAGAAATCGGGGTGGATCCTAGAGAAACACAAATGGCCAGGCTTAATTTTCAGTTGTAAGAAGGGTAGGTTTACAAGTGGTATTTACACACAGCCTATTTCTACTTTAGCCCCTGCTTCTGCTTACTTTATGTTTACATCACTGGAAGGACAGAGTTCCCTGAAGAATTTCTAATGCTGTCATCTGTTGTTTCATTTCCCAGTCAAAGCTTGACAGTGTTAATAATGATAGTAGGAAATGTAACTTGTCTTGAATGTTCATTCCCCAGTCATTTATCTCATGTGCCAGCACACACTGTCTGCTGGAATTACTGCTACTAAATAGTTACGATTTCCATGCCCTGCTCCTTTTGTCTTAAAACAAGAGCTCTGTAAAGATGTTTGGGAAAGTGTCTCAATTCATGATTGAGAGGAAGATCTGCTCTGTGTTCTTTTGTGCATTCAttgatttctggttttattcccaCAGAGAAAATGTGCTGGTCCCCTCCACAGGGCAGCAGCGCAGCCCACAGCACTGCATATCTGCACAGGGGTGCTCTGGGCCGAAACAAGAACACAGCAGGATTCTGCACAGGCTGGAAACCCCTCTTGCTTATCATACCTCTACGGCTAGGGATAAATCACATAAATCCAGTATATATTGATGCGTTTAAAGTAAGttgagggtttggggtttttttcagttaataaTTTGTCATTGTGAAATAAGTTGAGGTATCTGTTATATCAGTACcgatttcattttttctcccttcgaACACCTAGGAATGCTTTAAGATGCCACAGTCCTTGGGAGCATTAGGAGGGAAACCAAATAATGCCTATTACTTCATAGGATTTCTAGGTAAGGCAAAAAGCAACTTGTTCCGAATATGCAGAGGTTCTAAAGAGAAAGGAGGTTTTTGGAAGGGGAAATAGTAAGCAGTTTAAGCATGAGAATAGAgtagaagaaatgaagaaaaatatctcaaaTACCTCAGAACAGTATGGTATCACCCCTATAAGAATGGAAAAGTAGCAGCAAAATTTGATGTAAAATTAAATAACAATACAAGCAAGAACACCACACTGAGAAAAGTTTATAGCATTTGACAAGTGCCAAATGTCATGACTGCAGAAATACTGAGTTTTCCCTAATCTTTAATACTTCCTAATGAAGGGTgtcttgttttattcttttgcttCACAGTTTTCTTAAATTAAGTTCTCGTATTTCAAACTTTTTCTGATAGCGGAATCTTTTTTCACCTTCTTCCATGTATTCCTTTAAATTAAAGCAATAGTTAATACCAGATTCAGACCTTTAGATTGCACCCCTATTTTGAGCCACAATTTTATGGttattttgttcttccttttgtgAAACCTGAACTCTTGTAGTCAAATGTCCTTGTTCCAATTTCTGAGTGAATGCCTAATGGGATTACAGATTGCATTTGTGGTCATTCCATACTTTTTGATCTGTGGAATGTTTTGGGATTACAATGGTTGAGGTTTTTAAAACGTGTATCAGACCTCACATAGTAGAGGAAAAGTATGTGACAAAGGTAGAACAAACCAGCCAAAAAATCTACCTTAGCAGGTCACAATAGAAGATTATACTAAATTCTTTGGGGGAAACTCTTGTACATGTCCTTCTGATTCCCTTAAAGACTCCTGAGCTGGAAAGACAACATATGGACTGTGGTGATAATTAATTCCCGTTCTACATGTCTGGATGGAATAAGTGCTTATTGAAGCCTCTTGCTTATTATCAACCCGTGGATTTTACCCCTACAGGCAATGAGCTGATTTATTTGGACCCTCACACCACTCAAAGTTTTGTAGATTCAGAAGAGAATGGCACAGTTGATGATGAGAGCTTCCACTGCCAGCAAGCCCCACACAGAATGAAGATTATGAATTTGGACCCTTCAGTAGCTTTAGTAGGTGTTAGGGATGTACTAATGCATGTATGTACAGATGCATGTTACTTTATTTCAAAGTAATACCTCTGTGTATTGGTAAAGGCATTTCCTTGAGCAGAATCAGGATCACAGGGCAGTCCTCTTATGTTCTAAAAATCAGCACATGGTAGTTTATATATTAACTGCCTAGGATGCATTAATCTCAGGTCAAGCAGGGAATTGACTGTTTATATCCAGGGAGCTAATTAACCTTCTTTACTGAGCAGCATTTACTGTTtgcaaaaagtattttgaaggtCAAATTAAGGAACTGAatcaggtttttttattttattccatcactacaatatatatatatatggtcaTTCTGGCAAGTTACTTACTTAagcttaatttattttatatcatTTACAAATCTTTAAGTGAAATTAATGTGTAGAAGTCATCAAGTATACATCACAAGAACACTATGGTAGTTGGAGGAATTAAATCTGATCCCATGCTTGTGTCCTTTGGTTGGGTGGAGGGTGGTTGTATAAAGCTTTAGAAACATATGTCTCAAGTGACAAGGCACAAAGATACCACAGCATCCTTTGCTCATTACCATACTGTTATTATTTGATACCACtactgtatgtattttttccttaggGCTTCTTTTGCAAAGAAGAATGTGATTTTGATAACTGGTGTAGTCTTGTACAAAAGGTAATAATACTCTCTTGAGTTCCTCTGTGCGAAATAACGTACAATGTTTTAATGGGAATTCCCACTGCATCTTTCTTGTGTGCAAAGTAAATGAGTCAGAGAAGGATGCATTGGTATATCAGGGCAAGCCAGTACTACTGAAGTACTGATCGGAGCTTGCTCAGCATTCTGACAACCATCAACCCTGCCACTTGAAAAACAAGTGTAACTATATACCCTTTAAAAGttagtctttttcttttcacactaCTGTGTTACTGTCTGAAACTTAGTCACTGACTGAGCAATAGATGTCCAAACTAAGTATCAGCTGCCAAGCTGAAGcagtttctttccttgtttcctgGTCCTTCTTTATTGTTTAACATACTAATTTATTATATATTCTAATTATGACTTAGCCGTTGGTACCACAGCAGAGCTGACTCTGTTAAGTGCTGCAtccttccagctcctgctgagctgTGGGACACAAAAGGCACTTGCTGCCCCAGGACAGGACATTTCTGCACTCATTTGGTATGCTGAACAGCAGAAGTATGAATGTAACACCAGCCTCAAAAGGCAttcattgattaaaaaaaaaaggctaatgAAAGCAGTTTGTGAGTAACTGAAGTACAAGATATAGCTTACCTGATTGAAGAggagtgaaatttggcttcctTAATAACTTGTTTCTCCTGATCAGAACTTGTCCTTCAAaatctgttggggtttttttgataatTTGTCTTTTGTTCCCATCAATCAACAGAAAGCTTGAACACAGATTGATCCATGCgagtcattttcttttaaaaggcagaaaatactgCTTGTTCTTGGTGTCTGTTTGCTACATGTAAACAAAATTATAGGTGTATGGATACCAGAGCTCATCAGAGCAGACTGATAACTTGTAGGGCAGATTATCTATCTTCTAGGTGTGTTTTCAGCTAGGAAAATGTTACAGAGATCTGAGAAGCAGTGATTTGTAATGAGATGTGCTCGTTTTTCTCGTCTTTGGATTTTGAGAGACATTAATAGttacaaatgtttttaattagacatttttgtatttgaagGTTCTCTCGAGGCATCTTTATAATGAAAGTATTCTATCCTCAGGAGATTCTAAAGCAACAGAGTCTACGGATGTTCGAGCTGGTCCAGAAGCATCCACCACACTGGCCTCCTTTCGTGCCACCAAGCAAGCCGGAGGTGACGACCACAGGAGCAGGTGCAGTACTGACTGAAAGCAGAGCCTTCCTCCTTGGCAGAGAGAGCAGTCAGCACAGGAACAGCAACTGCACTTTCCTAAGGGCAAAGTATTCGCCATGTGATGAAACACTTTATTCTTACAGAATATCAGATCTGTGTCCAATCAGGCCACATACAATTGCTAGCACagaaatatatatgcatgtttTCTTAGTATTGCAAAATACTTTGAAGGACACATCAGAAAagggggttttggtgggtttttatgtttgcttggggttttgtctgttttgggttttggggggagtgggggtttggggtttttttagtaaaCAAAATTAGGCATGTCTTTAGATTCTAAGTCGtttaattttttatgttttccagAACTCATTGAATCTACTGACAAGCTATTTGAATTGGAAGAAGAATTTGAAATCCTGAGTGTATGAAGGAAACTGTGGTGACCCTTCTGAGTATTGAACGTATTGCTAATATTATTGCATTGACTTAAATCAAACAGCCATGTTAGCTCCAAAGTGcctgaaatgacagaaaacagagcaCAAAAATGTGGTAGTGTCCAAAACTCCAACAGCGACAGTTCCTTCTGTCAGAGAGCTTCCCCAGATGGAAAAGCAGTAGAAGATCTCATAGTAAGAGCCTTAAAGGGAACTTCTTTTTAATGTGTGTCTTTGCTGAAGACAAACAGACTGTTGAGATTAAGGTAAAAATAAGTCTGTGGGCTGTGTCTGGAGAAAGGAATAACACAAAATGGGTGTTCCTTGCTCTCGTATAATGCAATAGTTTAGTTCTTAAAGCAAAACAGTCTCCAGTTAAGGAGGATGTTTCGTTCCGTCCCCTCCTGTGGGCTGCATCGTTGGAAAAATACATTGTCTTGTTTAAAAGATCAAGTGGATCAGAAGAAAACCATTTccttgttaaatattttaacatgtaTTTGGGCAACCACACTTTAttacaaaaatgtttctgtgaaagGAACTATGTCTAACGTATATGTTTTGCAATAGCCTTCCTGTTTCTGGGAAACCTCAAGAGGAACAGGAGCCTCAAATATATGATATCGATCACGACCACTGTTAGAGTTATGATATATTTCACCTTGACCTTAAAACTCAAATCATTAAAACTTAGGCTGACTTTTCTTTTGGAGCTGAAATGAGTCAAAGGTGGTTTAACTGTACcttatttattataaaaaagaTTTACACAAGTTTCTCTGTTACAGCACTTTATCTGTGCATCTAATAAATTTCTTAAGCTTTTCATAGGTTGTAAGCTGctatattttcttaatttgtttgTGTGAACTAAATACAAACCAGgttattttaaaacttaataTGTAGGCATATGCAAATCACTTAATTGTTGTTTTCTGACTTGTTGCcttttgaaatctgttttgGTAGAAGTGCCTTAATTCTGCAGGTTTATCAGAACAGCCTATGCAGTTTGGGTCCTAAGGCAGAGTGTCTCTATAGCAGCCATAAGAAAGCCAGCTCAGAATAATTAAAGGCAAAGATCTTTTAATCCATTCTAAAGTTCAGTTTTACTATCAGAGAGTCCCCATGATGGTCGTTCTGTCGCAGTGTTATGGATGTGAATCACAGTTTCATCTTCACCAATAAATGACAATGCAGAGAATCACCAGATGCTGTCGCCTCTCACTTGCACTTTGTGAGCGGGGCCAGAGTGATTTCCAGGAGAACAGAGCATGTTCCATCGTTCTTGCCTTCAGTGTTTATTAACCACAGTGTGGAAGCCatacatttagaaaaaatactgttttcttcccctctccgTGTGTTAGCTGCAAAGTATTACTCTTTAATACATGAACTTACTGTTCATGTAACAGTAATGGTAGCCCTCTGCTTGTGCAGATGAAATGAAGCCCCCGTTCTGAAATGCTCAGTCTTGAGCAGTAACCGCTAAAAAATGGAAGCACCTAAGTTAACAAAGTAaaagtagtaataataaaatcagTGGAGTGCAGTTACTCTGTATGCAGCTCTTAGCTGTTACCTAAATGCTTTTGAGAGAGGAGGTCATGCTCTAGCCACCCTCCTGAAGTATCCCTGGCGGGGTAAAAAAAGGGCTGGTGACTGGAATTCCCACCCCATGCAGCTGAACAGCTTGTGTGCGAGAAGGCTAGGCTTGTGGGGCTTGGTGTAAGCCTGGACCTTGCTGATGGAGCCAGGTTATCCTGGCAATGGAAGCCATTTCCCTGAAGACAGTGGTGCTTAAAATGCTAAGGCTCTGGTCCTAGAAAAGAAATTGATTGTATTTGCATGTGTCCAtgctcaaaaataaaaagaaatccctGCAGCACCTGATGCCTCTTTTTACAGCCCTGTGGCTGGAAAGTTGTCATTTGCCAGTTATTTGCAGATTTGCATAAAGTAATGAGCTCCACTGCGTGCATACTGAGATCCAACGTTGCCTTTGCAGCACCCAGGATGTAAATACTACAGGATCTGTCTGCAATGGGCCAGCTAAGGAGCAGACTGGATGTCCTGCGTGGAAGGATTACTACTCAGGGACGCTGAATGCCTTAAAGATGCTTGCAAAACACATCCAAAGCAGCTGCTGATCTCTATTCGAAGGAAGTTAAAGGCAGGGGCAGgacagggggaatggctttaacctgccagagaggagactgagatgagcacaagctcttccccgtgagggtgcccagggaagctgtggctgccccatccccggcagcgctcaaggccaggttggacaaggggCCTGGAgcgagctgctccagtggacgGGGTCCGTGCCCGTGGCACTGCCGGAGCTTCAGGTCCCGTCCAACCCAGCCCATTCCCCAGCGGTGCCTCCCGGCAGTGACGCGGCGGCGGCTCCGGTCCCGGGCCCCGCACGCGGGCCGCGCCGGTGCCCGGCGCCCATCGCTGCCGCGGGGGCAGCGGCCGCGGGCTCGGTGGCGCCGGGAGCCGCCGCGCCCGTGGCTGAGCCGGGCGCGCGGGCAGGCGGAGGGCAGCGGCCCCGCGCGGCGGGTGCGCCTGCTCGGCGCGCGGGGCGCGCGGTGACGTgcggcggccgcggcggggccggcggcgaGCGGGCGGCGGGGGGAGGGGAGCAGGCCGCGCGCGCCCGCGGCCCAGGCTGTGATTGGTGCAGGCCCGGCCCCGGCGCGCAGCAaggcccggccgccgccgcgcGGCTGAGTCCTGCGGCCCGGCCCTTCCCCCGCCCCGGGCCCCGGGCCCGGTcccgcggcgcggccgcccggcGCGGGGACCCGCACAGGTGAGCCGAGGCGGCGGTAGCCGggccggcggggggggggagtgggcaCAATGGAGGCGGGTAGGCCGCGCCGCAGGCCGCGCCCGGGCCCTGCCAGCGCCATCGCGGACACCGACaggcccggccgccgccgcccggggaTGGGTCGGGGAGCCCCGGCCGCCGCCCGCTGCTGCCGCGCCGGGCGGGAGGGTGCGGGCGTCGCCAGCCAGCCCGGCGGGTGAGGGGCCTCTGCGGGCGGCCAGAAAATGGCGGAAAACAAGATGTCGGCCGGCGGGGCGGGGAAGGCTGCGGCCCCGCGGGCCGTCGCGCCGCCGGGACAGGGGTTATCCCCGCCTCCCGGCCCGCCGCGGGACACCGCGCTCCTGTGCCGCCCGAGCCCGCGGGACAGCAGCAGCGCGGCGGCGTCACGGACAGGGCCGCCGCGATGACGGGAGGCCGCGGGGgggcggcggccccggccccggccgctTCCCTGCGGCGGGCGGCGTTCCGgagccgcgccgccgccccgcgcccTCAGCGGGCTCCTTTGTCTCCGCGTCCCCACCCCTCCCTCCGCCGCCTCGCCCTGGCGCGGCGGCACCGCTCCCGCTTCCGGGCGGGGACGGGGTGCCTGGGCCCGCTGCCGGCCGCCCCGCGGTCCGCAGGCGCGGAGGATCCGCACCGGGGCTGCCCAGCCGGCACCGCGGGctcgcccgcccgccccgctgCCGCGCTCCCGCCGCCCGGTGACGCGCCCGCTCCGCGAGCACGCGCGCTGCGCTGCTCTGCtctgcgctgcgctgcgctcCGCGCTCCTCCGCAGCCGCGCAGCCCCAGCGCGGTGCCGTCCCCGCCGTCTCCGGTGGAGTGGCGGGACAGCGAGTCCAGGCGTTGGAGCCGCGGGCAGCCGCTGCGCGGTGCTTCGTGCGGctgcctcccttcccttcccttcccttcccgtgGTCGCTGTTATGGGAAGTTCCGTTACGGCTGTGGATGTAACACGTAGATGTAAAttctattttattaatttatttaagaGCCTTAAGCGCGTTTTCGGGCAGTAAGGCACAGTCTCGtgcactggttttgcttttgtcattttaaatggatttgGAGTGCCAAGTTTTCGTGGATGCTTTATAGGCGAACACAATAAAGGACTTTAAAATGGAGATGTTAGTTTTTCATAcccagtctttttttttttttgcgaaGGGCTTATGGTAACCTGCACGTTATTACGTGAATTGGGTTCTTCTGCTAAAGATTTCTGCATAAGCAGGATGTTTGTTGTTGCATTTCTGGTGGTTGCTGTGTTAAAAATTAAGGGTGAAACCCCCAAATCCTCAAGTGTCTTCAGGAGAGGATAATTCTTTTGTATTCTTCTTGAACTTGAATATAAGAGAATTAGAGGACAACTGGTTTGGATTTTTGAGCTACATCTAAGTTTATTGTGTTGCATCACTCTATATCTGAGCGAGGTCCTTTTGgtttaattaaaatgtcataAGCAGCTTACAAATATTTGAAACAGCAGATAAATTCTGgtgtgttttcctttattatatGTAAACAGGACataattatttagaaaaaaatcattattttaaaggaGTGCTTAAGGGCTGACCCTGCAAATGTGCTTGATGTGCAAATGCATCCCCTGCACATACTGGAATAATTATATGTGTGAACTAGGGAGATGCTTGGCATTTGCAGGGTTAGGAGATTTAAAAAAGGATGTTTAGGATGTCACACTGTTCAGGAGATGTAAAAAAACTGTATTAAGTACATACTCTTGTGTAAATTTATGAAGTTGTAATTGGtattttgtataaatatttgttaTGTTATAAAAGTCTAAAGTATGCCAACAGTGCCTGTAAGCCAGCATTGTGACTGGGAGCTCCGCTGTACCCCTGGATACAGGAACgacaccttttctttttaacctggGAGTGCTGAGgcattgttttttcccctccttaaAATACTTGGATAAAGATTTCTCAATTTAGGGTGCTTTTTGAAAgctttcttaaagaaaattaaaataggaatgGTTATTTTATGGTATTTTTATGGGAAGAGTAAACTGGAGAATAAATCACTGTGTATACCAAGAGCAGTGTTAATAAGGGCCTGGGCCTTTACAAGTTTCTAAGCTGAGTTTTGCTGTTACGTATTTTTAGGTAATGCCAAGCTGCCAAATGTTACCTTtgattttaagttttaaacacCATTTACAGTAGTAATTTACAGTAGTGTTCCTGCCCAGAGACAAAGAGGTtatatatcctttttttttaccctaAAATTCGTTGCTTGGTCTCGGCTGAGCCTTCTTTTAAGAAAGAGCTTTGCCATAAAGAACTAAATAGCTTCTAGCTGAAGCTGTTTAGAGAGCTATGgttttcagaaaaaggaaaccaTTCTCAGATACGtacatactttaaaaatttaGGATTGAGATGCTACCCTGGAGTCTCAGTTTAGTAAGTGGTTCGTGAAATTCTTCATTTTGGGATCTCATGGTGATGTACTTCTTCCTGGTACGAAACAGCAtgctataatttaaaaaaataataaaaatagaatgttgtaaaattatataattttaGTGAGTGCTTCTGGTAAAGcatttttatggtattttctttaaatacacaaaggagaaggagaatATAGAGGAAAAAACATTGAGATCTTGGTAGTTAAAGGCAAGAGGTATGGGTAAGTTTTGGCTTTTGACAATATACCGAATTGTAGCTTTCTGCCTTATTTCTCGGtcctttttaaaacatgaaaaaacatttattctaTTGTGTAGGTATATAACATGGTGTAAAGCCACAGTTAATCACTGTACtacattttttgctgtttccagtAATAGGATTTGCATGCATATATTGTGTGAAACTGAATCATCTGCACTGCTGAAATCCGCGAGCAGAAACAGCCAATTGTAGGAGAACCGTGGGCATAACCTGGTGTTAATTGTTCCAGCATTAGCAGCAAGGGGGGTTCTTGCTGTCCCTGTGTTTGTTTAAGACCCAAAAGTagatctgaaaaagaaattggtGATTGTGTAGTTAATGCAACTCTGTCCTTTGTCTGCATTGAGGGTTTAGAAGAGAATGATTAAGTGAGGGTTGGATACCAGCTGCATCAGCTGAGGTACAGCTTCAGCGCGTTCTTTGCTAGTGTGTCATCACCCATCTCTGGCTTTAGTGGAAGTCTGAGGTATTCATAGTATTACATGCACAGAAGGTGCCATCCCATAGCTGTACTTCTTTATAGCTCTGTTAGCTACTAGGAGAATACTCCTTTTAGTGATAATTTGCTTTCCTTGCAGAAATTCTAATTTAAGTTAAAATAATAGTCTTACTTTGCATTGAATTTTCTGTGTAGCCTAATATGTAATAGGTTTGGGCATCTAATTATATAATCTGAAAACAAATCAGGCTGCTTattgagaagaaaggaaagcccAGCATGTTCTCCTGTAATCCAAGATTGATGTAATTTAAGATAATTTTTCATAaccatttacatttaaaaaagaaggatTACCTGAGTGTGAAGGCTGGAAATTGTAAAGGATTGCGTTAGTTCTGAAATTGCTATATTAAGTTAGCATTCGTGGTCCAGAGCTGTATATTATTTTGTAACGGCAAGTATTTGTTAGCTACCCTAAGAGTTTCAGATGGCTGTGACCATAATTGAGGAGTGCTGAAGCACTGCATAAAGGTTCTGGAACTGCTCTGTAATTCTTGCAAATGTgaaataatctgatttttaGCCAAAACCTAAAACCACATTGAAATTTGGTTGTCTGGGTGGAACTGGGTTAGTTAAATCCTAGAGTATTTTCCTCACGGA
Coding sequences within it:
- the ATG4A gene encoding cysteine protease ATG4A, whose protein sequence is MESVLSRYENQITILSDYLEEFPETDEPVWILGRQHHLNADKSKLLLDISARLWFTYRRKFSPIGGTGPSSDAGWGCMLRCGQMMLAQALICRHLGRDWQWEKHKKQPEEYHRILRCFLDRKDCCYSIHQMAQMGVGEGKSIGEWFGPNTVAQVLKKLALFDEWNSLAVYVSMDNTVVIEDIKKMCWSPPQGSSAAHSTAYLHRGALGRNKNTAGFCTGWKPLLLIIPLRLGINHINPVYIDAFKECFKMPQSLGALGGKPNNAYYFIGFLGNELIYLDPHTTQSFVDSEENGTVDDESFHCQQAPHRMKIMNLDPSVALGFFCKEECDFDNWCSLVQKEILKQQSLRMFELVQKHPPHWPPFVPPSKPEVTTTGAELIESTDKLFELEEEFEILSV